A window of the Citrus sinensis cultivar Valencia sweet orange chromosome 9, DVS_A1.0, whole genome shotgun sequence genome harbors these coding sequences:
- the LOC107176459 gene encoding uncharacterized protein LOC107176459 has translation MSNRKGKIIVDESDEEIEDSYPYLFGPSDPLYSSQSVGPSYYRDTPKYPRPIATSPSPELELVGNRGGPTSGSGENHSSGGAMVPEDVGDGEGSSSEPSIPPKKRNLGHRVEADSYPIDYIACATTPTDLLKLRTLYNTPEEILLVIPGKDDRCGSEEPSLVEVKHLYQLRSSPNEAGWYYFMSSSAKRKPITGFPSSCKNWKNKFFFVGGNWCPAVHSLGGDIYLPTRFVTPESWGLIKGLEDRPLLQVETALVSSSTCQDLLSSTNLVGSRLVDVAAGMDNKIPSAMTRKRGQAPSSSSNPHPPPKKASVGPSKASVPALPPPLPCKSGGEKTIDKSSEDIESMNLSELAGSVQRVSFKLATIVSCYKNRITRHERKLQADIHDFKKRAESADRSKEKLLHLQKQIMDLEENVVMAESNSTKLEGELGDLKSDFQTTQSERDTLQTALEGEIKSLNEQLAELKGKSADVGNQMDAEYNSGLAFCYKCIMFVLKEEYPELDMSKLEVGVQKYMAEADQGDKEQGDQDQVEAPLDGV, from the exons ATGTCAAATCGgaagggaaaaataattgtagaCGAGAGTGATGAAGAGATAGAGGATTCCTATCCCTATCTGTTTGGACCCAGTGATCCTCTATACTCTTCTCAGAGTGTAGGTCCCTCCTATTATAGGGATACGCCTAAATACCCTCGTCCTATTGCCACTTCTCCTTCCCCTGAACTAGAGCTTGTAGGAAATCGGGGTGGACCCACGTCGGGCTCTGGTGAGAACCATAGTTCTGGTGGGGCTATGGTCCCTGAAGACGTGGGTGACGGTGAGGGGAGCAGTTCTGAGCCGAGCATACCCCCTAAGAAGAGAAACCTTGGCCATAGGGTGGAGGCAGATTCTTACCCTATCGACTACATAGCTTGTGCCACCACCCCAACTGACCTGCTCAAGCTTAGAACCCTTTATAACACACCTGAAGAGATTCTCCTTGTGATCCCCGGCAAAGATGAT AGGTGCGGATCAGAGGAGCCCTCCCTTGTTGAGGTAAAGCATTTGTACCAGCTGCGGAGTAGCCCAAATGAAGCAGGCTGGTACTATTTCATGTCGAGCTCTGCAAAGAGGAAGCCGATCACCGGATTTCCCTCCTCATGTaaaaattggaagaacaaattcttctttgtcGGAGGAAATTGGTGTCCAGCCGTCCATTCGCTTGGTGGTGATATTTACCTTCCAACGCGCTTTGTCACCCCAg AGTCGTGGGGTTTGATCAAGGGGCTTGAAGATAGGCCCTTGCTCCAGGTGGAGACTGCTTTGGTGAGCTCGTCTACCTGCCAAGATCTCTTGTCATCAACAAATCTGGTCGGTTCGCGCTTAGTTGACGTAGCTGCCGGAATGGACAACAAGATCCCCAGCGCCATGACCAGAAAGCGTGGTCAGGCTCCAAGCAGCTCCAGCAACCCTCATCCTCCTCCGAAGAAAGCCAGTGTTGGTCCTTCCAAGGCTTCTGTTCCTGCTCTGCCCCCTCCTTTACCTTGTAAGAGCGGTGGGGAGAAAACTATCGACAAGAGTTCTGAG GACATTGAGAGCATGAATCTCAGTGAATTGGCTGGTTCTGTCCAGAGGGTCTCCTTCAAGCTGGCTACTATAGTTTCTTGTTATAAGAACAGGATCACGCGCCATGAGAGGAAGCTTCAAGCTGACATTCATGACTTTAAGAAAAGAGCTGAGTCTGCTGATCGCTCGAAGGAAAAGCTGCTTCATCTGCAAAAGCAGATCAtggatttggaagaaaatgtaGTCATGGCTGAATCCAACTCTACCAAGCTTGAGGGTGAGTTGGGTGATTTGAAATCTGACTTCCAAACTACTCAAAGCGAGCGAGATACCTTGCAGACGGCCCTCGAGGGAGAAATTAAGTCTCTGAATGAACAGTTGGCCGAGCTGAAAGGTAAATCTGCCGATGTGGGTAATCAGATGGATGCAGAGTATAACTCTGGTCTCGCTTTTTGCTATAAGTGCATCATGTTTGTGCTTAAGGAAGAATATCCCGAGCTCGACATGAGCAAACTTGAAGTTGGAGTGCAGAAATATATGGCCGAGGCTGACCAGGGGGATAAGGAGCAGGGTGACCAGGATCAGGTGGAGGCTCCTTTAGATGGGGTGTAG
- the LOC102621105 gene encoding uncharacterized protein LOC102621105, producing the protein MAKDAVPVMLIAVCIAILVPTGLGQEVPTLPFGQIPGEIPGLLVPISDVIECWSSLTNIPTCLTEIYGSFLGGQIGQIGPACCDAINRISGSCWPKMFPLSPSFPSLLKNYCALPPSLASEAKAVSKVSIPTVNVTEIKECWSSITSSEGCALEIFKSRTIGQITGIGPACRETVTRINGECWPKMFPFNPFFPPLFKNRRPKVTELATTPQAV; encoded by the coding sequence ATGGCAAAAGATGCAGTACCTGTGATGTTGATTGCTGTATGCATAGCGATTCTTGTCCCAACAGGATTGGGACAAGAAGTACCAACTCTACCATTCGGACAAATTCCGGGAGAAATTCCAGGCTTGCTAGTGCCTATATCAGATGTAATAGAGTGCTGGTCTTCATTGACAAACATACCAACTTGTCTTACGGAGATCTACGGTTCATTTTTGGGTGGTCAAATTGGCCAAATTGGTCCTGCTTGTTGCGACGCCATCAATCGAATCAGCGGCAGTTGTTGGCCTAAGATGTTTCCTTTGAGCCCGTCTTTCCCTTCATTGCTCAAGAACTATTGTGCTTTACCTCCATCTCTAGCATCCGAAGCAAAAGCCGTGAGCAAGGTCTCTATTCCGACCGTAAACGTGACTGAAATTAAAGAGTGCTGGTCATCCATTACAAGCTCAGAAGGGTGTGCTTTAGAGATCTTTAAATCACGCACCATTGGCCAAATTACTGGCATTGGCCCTGCTTGTCGGGAGACTGTTACCAGAATCAACGGGGAGTGCTGGCCCAAAATGTTCCCATTTAATCCCTTCTTCCCACCATTGTTCAAGAACCGTCGTCCTAAGGTCACAGAGCTTGCAACAACACCCCAGGCAGTTTGA